The following nucleotide sequence is from Petrotoga sp. 9PWA.NaAc.5.4.
AGGAAAGATAGAATCAGCAAACAAATTTGTTTCGTGGGTATTAGCATATGATGCGGCCTGACCCCCTGTTATTGGAGAATAAATAAGGAAATCTCATTTTTTCACAAAAATAGTTTTTGAATTAAAATAAGAATCTGAATTGTTCTCGAACATCTTATTAAATTCACTCGGTGTCATATAATTCAAAGAACCATGTGGTCTTAAGTTATGATAAAAGAACATATATGCGTTGTAAGCTTGAAAAACATCTTCAATATTTTCAAAAGAATTTAGTTGAACAAACTCTCTTTCAAGGCTTGAATGATGTGATTCAATGAATGCTTGTGAATTAGGATTG
It contains:
- a CDS encoding integrase core domain-containing protein — protein: NPNSQAFIESHHSSLEREFVQLNSFENIEDVFQAYNAYMFFYHNLRPHGSLNYMTPSEFNKMFENNSDSYFNSKTIFVKK